DNA sequence from the Deltaproteobacteria bacterium genome:
GCGGGCGCCTTCCAGTTCCAGCCCGGCCAGATTGGCGTAGGCGTGGATGGCCGAGACAATGGCGATGGACCCCAGCAAAAAGGTCAGCAAAAACGCAAGATTGTTGGTGTAGTTGATGGCGGCGACGAGCATGGCCACCAAGAATCCCCCGAAAACCAGACCGGACCGCGTGGGCAGGATGTAGATCCGCTTGCGGCCCAGACGCTGCGGCAGGACGGCCCGTTGCCGGGCCAGGATTAGCTTACGGATGAATTTCGGC
Encoded proteins:
- a CDS encoding DUF58 domain-containing protein encodes the protein MALPKFIRKLILARQRAVLPQRLGRKRIYILPTRSGLVFGGFLVAMLVAAINYTNNLAFLLTFLLGSIAIVSAIHAYANLAGLELEGAR